Proteins encoded within one genomic window of Sphingomonas sp. G-3-2-10:
- a CDS encoding DUF448 domain-containing protein — translation MLSGDREARGQLIRLVLSPDGEVLPDIRAKAPGRGAWIGVTRSELEAAQAKGKLKGALSRAFKTGDIRIPVDLGERIATQLQRNALDRLGLESKTGAVVTGGEKLDKAARSGKLHLLLHAADAGADGAGKLAQAWRVGRDAEGSGLKGLTLPVPRTILSMSLGRENVVHAGLTDSRAAKRVSEALDRWLHFIGPEPYPVSCETGSQGASAFPPAGEPKSRTALPRDGTPDEHDELTEGL, via the coding sequence ATACTTTCGGGCGACAGGGAGGCGCGCGGCCAGCTGATCCGGCTGGTCCTCTCCCCCGACGGCGAAGTGCTGCCCGATATCCGCGCCAAGGCTCCCGGCCGTGGCGCGTGGATCGGCGTGACTCGCAGCGAACTCGAAGCCGCGCAGGCCAAGGGCAAGCTGAAGGGTGCGCTGTCGCGCGCGTTCAAGACCGGCGACATCCGCATTCCCGTGGATCTGGGCGAACGCATCGCCACCCAGCTTCAGCGCAACGCGCTCGACCGGCTGGGGCTGGAATCGAAGACCGGCGCGGTCGTCACCGGCGGCGAAAAGCTCGACAAGGCCGCCCGCTCGGGCAAGCTCCACCTGCTGCTGCACGCCGCCGATGCGGGTGCGGACGGGGCCGGGAAACTGGCCCAGGCATGGCGCGTCGGCCGCGATGCCGAAGGATCGGGCCTCAAGGGCTTAACATTGCCCGTCCCGCGCACCATATTGTCAATGTCGCTTGGACGCGAAAATGTGGTACATGCCGGCCTTACCGACTCCCGGGCGGCGAAGCGGGTGAGCGAAGCGCTCGACCGCTGGCTGCACTTTATCGGACCCGAACCCTATCCCGTGTCTTGCGAAACTGGCTCGCAGGGCGCATCGGCGTTCCCGCCTGCGGGTGAGCCGAAATCCAGAACGGCGCTCCCACGAGACGGAACGCCGGACGAACATGATGAATTGACCGAAGGACTTTGA
- the rimP gene encoding ribosome maturation protein RimP: MANLAALTALIEPEARALGLDLVRVKMFGGASDPTLQVMAERPDTRQLTIDDCADLSRRISDVFDELEAKGKDPIDYAYRLEVSSPGIDRPLTRLQDFEDWKGHEGRITLSEKLDGRKQFKGDLAGIADRNVLIVDAQEVQHSVPFDLIEDAKLAMTDKLIAATAPLSAEGADKIIEVEG, encoded by the coding sequence ATGGCGAACCTCGCCGCACTGACCGCGCTGATCGAACCCGAAGCCAGGGCGCTCGGGCTCGACCTCGTACGCGTCAAGATGTTCGGCGGCGCCAGCGATCCGACGCTGCAGGTGATGGCCGAGCGTCCCGACACGCGCCAGCTGACGATCGACGATTGCGCCGATCTGTCGCGCCGCATCTCGGACGTGTTCGACGAGCTGGAAGCGAAGGGCAAAGATCCGATCGACTATGCCTACCGGCTGGAAGTCAGCTCGCCGGGCATCGATCGGCCGCTGACCCGCTTGCAGGATTTCGAGGACTGGAAGGGTCATGAAGGCCGTATCACGCTGTCCGAGAAGCTGGACGGCCGCAAGCAGTTCAAGGGCGACCTGGCCGGCATCGCCGACCGCAACGTCCTCATCGTCGACGCGCAGGAAGTGCAGCACAGCGTCCCCTTCGATCTGATCGAGGACGCCAAGCTCGCCATGACCGACAAGCTCATTGCCGCAACCGCCCCGCTCTCTGCCGAGGGCGCGGACAAGATCATCGAAGTAGAAGGGTAA
- the nusA gene encoding transcription termination factor NusA produces MATAISANKAELIAIADSVAKEKLIDRAIVIEAMEDAIQRAAKNRYGIENDIRAKLDPNTGDLRLWRVVEVVEQVDDYFKQVDLKGAQKLQKDAAIGDFIVDPLPPIEFGRIQAQASKQIIFQKVRDAERERQHEEFKDRVNEIITGVVKRVEFGHIVVDLGRAEGVIRRDQQIPREIVRVGDRVRSIILNVRRENRGPQIFLSRAHPEFMKKLFAQEVPEIYDGIIEIKAAARDPGSRAKIGVISHDGGIDPVGACVGMKGSRVQAVVQEMQGEKIDIIPWSPDTATFVVNALQPANVSRVVIDEEDDRIEVVVPDDQLSLAIGRRGQNVRLASQLTGKAIDILTEADASEKRQKEFVQNSEMFQNELDVDETLAQLLVAEGFGSLEEVAYVELDELATIEGFDEELGQELQSRAAEALERREEANRALRRELGVEDDLATMPYLTEAMLVTLGKAGIKTLDDLADLATDELVEKKRQEPRRRNEDAPKRPEHKGGVLAEYGLSDEQGNEIIMAARAHWFADEEPAAAGTEDAVADSEQ; encoded by the coding sequence ATGGCCACTGCCATTTCCGCGAACAAGGCCGAACTGATCGCGATCGCCGATTCGGTCGCGAAGGAAAAGCTGATCGACCGCGCCATCGTCATCGAGGCGATGGAAGACGCGATCCAGCGCGCCGCCAAGAACCGCTACGGCATCGAGAACGACATCCGCGCGAAGCTCGATCCGAACACCGGCGACCTCCGCCTGTGGCGCGTCGTCGAAGTGGTCGAGCAGGTCGACGACTATTTCAAGCAGGTCGACCTCAAGGGCGCGCAGAAGCTCCAGAAGGACGCCGCGATCGGCGACTTCATCGTCGACCCGCTGCCCCCGATCGAATTCGGCCGCATCCAGGCCCAGGCTTCGAAGCAGATCATCTTCCAGAAGGTCCGCGACGCCGAGCGCGAGCGCCAGCACGAAGAATTCAAGGATCGCGTCAACGAGATCATCACCGGCGTGGTGAAGCGCGTCGAGTTCGGCCACATCGTCGTCGATCTGGGCCGCGCCGAAGGCGTCATCCGCCGCGACCAGCAGATCCCGCGCGAAATCGTCCGCGTCGGCGATCGCGTCCGCTCGATCATCCTCAACGTGCGCCGCGAGAACCGCGGTCCGCAGATCTTCCTGAGCCGCGCGCACCCCGAGTTCATGAAGAAGCTGTTCGCGCAGGAAGTGCCCGAAATCTACGACGGCATCATCGAGATCAAGGCCGCCGCCCGCGATCCGGGTTCGCGCGCCAAGATCGGCGTCATCAGCCATGACGGCGGCATCGATCCGGTCGGCGCCTGCGTCGGCATGAAGGGCAGCCGCGTTCAGGCCGTCGTGCAGGAAATGCAGGGCGAAAAGATCGACATCATTCCCTGGTCGCCGGACACCGCGACCTTCGTGGTGAACGCGCTTCAGCCCGCGAATGTCAGCCGCGTCGTGATCGACGAGGAGGATGACCGCATCGAAGTCGTCGTTCCCGACGATCAGCTGTCGCTCGCCATCGGCCGCCGCGGCCAGAATGTCCGTCTGGCCTCGCAGCTGACCGGCAAGGCGATCGACATCCTGACCGAAGCCGACGCCAGCGAGAAGCGCCAGAAGGAGTTCGTCCAGAACTCCGAGATGTTCCAGAACGAGCTCGACGTCGACGAGACGCTGGCCCAGCTGCTGGTCGCCGAAGGCTTCGGGTCGCTCGAAGAGGTCGCCTATGTCGAGCTCGACGAGTTGGCCACGATCGAGGGCTTTGACGAGGAGCTCGGCCAGGAGCTGCAGAGCCGCGCCGCCGAAGCGCTCGAGCGCCGCGAGGAAGCCAATCGCGCGCTGCGCCGCGAACTCGGCGTCGAAGACGATCTGGCGACCATGCCCTACCTCACCGAAGCGATGCTGGTCACGCTCGGCAAGGCAGGCATCAAGACGCTCGACGACCTCGCCGATCTCGCGACCGACGAACTGGTCGAGAAGAAGCGCCAGGAACCGCGCCGCCGCAACGAAGACGCCCCGAAGCGTCCCGAGCACAAGGGCGGTGTCCTCGCCGAATATGGCCTGAGCGACGAGCAGGGCAACGAGATCATCATGGCAGCCCGCGCGCACTGGTTCGCGGACGAAGAGCCGGCTGCTGCCGGCACGGAGGACGCTGTTGCGGACTCCGAGCAATGA